DNA from Gadus chalcogrammus isolate NIFS_2021 chromosome 11, NIFS_Gcha_1.0, whole genome shotgun sequence:
gtacgtgtgtatgatgtgttttctttcttttcacgGCGACAGAGAAACATCTGGTCCTGCTGCGAGATGGCAGAACACTAATTGGGTTCCTCAGAAGCATTGATCAGTTTGGTATGGCCATTAAACTTCCTAATTAATGGTTATATATTACCTTCTGCTTCTAATGCAATCAATTTGACAATAAAGTCCTCTAAACGTGGGGTTTATCTTTTGAAACTAGACAATATCAGCGTAGACTCTTGGGTTTCTTGCACGTTGTGTTTGGCAGAGGATTGTATCGCATCGGGTTTGTTTCTTACTTTACCCTTCTCTGTTTACATCCTCTGCCAGCCAATTTAGTTTTTCATCAGACAGTTGAACGCATCCATGTGGGCAAGAAGTTCGGGGACATCCCCAGAGGCATCTTCATCGTGAGGGGAGAAAACGTGGTTTTACTCGGAGAGATGGTGAGTAGGCCCACGTTCACCTACACGTTTAACTCTCAAATGATTGATTGATGCAATTCAGAAATCGTTATTACTGACACTAATTACTATGTCAAACGGCATTAGTATTACTCTTTTTAATCCTGCATTTTTCTATGGGTGAATCACTTTAGTCAAGTTATTGACTTCATCTAGAATTAGTGATGCTTAGACTTAAAGTTCATAGTTCAAAGGTTTTTATTCGCCATTTGTGCATAAACCAGACAGTTCAAACACATTGGATTTCTTGTGCAGGGCTTCCCAAGTTAAGTACAGTATTAATACAAAGAGGGAGGGCATAGCacaataaatagtaataataaaaaatataaagttttAAAAATTGAGATTGTGCATTGCATTTCAGAGAGCACCACAGTAGATAGTGATTAcaatttaaaatttaaaaatatatatagacatataaaATTGAATTCAGCATTGCAACCATACTGTATAACCACATGTAGCAGCGTTATTGCACGTAGGAAGTGGGGGTAGGGTGGTgagtatatatttaaataaataaaaaacaatattgcaCATTGTATTTTTTCAGATGTTCTCTGTTAATGCCATCAGTCGCACTGTTGCAGGGAAGAAGCTATTGAAgaatcttgttgtgtgtgtgatgacactGTCCGCTCTACTGTGTCTGAGTCtgtatttgcaatgtttgttaTTGAGTAGAGGGTGAGCTGGGTGGAGGGAGTCTCTAATGATTCTCACTGCCCTTTTCCGACAGCGCTGACTGTAAATAAAGTCCATGGAGGGAAGTGTGGTCCCAGTAATCCTTTCAGCAGTCTTTATGACCCTTTGGAGTGCCCTCCTCTCTGCCTTTGTGGTATTCCCGTACCAGACAGTGATACCTGAAGTGAGAATGCTCTCTCTGAAAGTCCACTGTAGGCCAGGGTGAGAGGACGCTGGTTTAGTCCCGATTTCCTGAGCAGTCTGATGAAATACAGCCGCTGCTGGGCTTTTTTCACTGTGGCAGCAGTGTTTAGAGACCAGCTCAGGCCAGACATCACCTGCAGTCCCAGGAATCGGTGGTTTTCCGCCCTCTCCACCTCAGTCCCTTGGATGGTAAGGGGCTGTAGGGGGGCAGGACGCCTCCTGAAGTCTGCTATCACCCCTTTTGTTTTGGCTACGTTGAGGATGAGGTCATTCTCCTCTCCATAGATGAGATTATCCTCTCACACTCCTGTAGCCTGACTCGTCACCCCCCCTTGATGAGGCCCAGGATGGTGGTGTCATCAGCGTATTTGATGACAATGGTGTTATCATGTGTGGAGGCACAATCATGCGTGTACAGGGTGAAGAGTTTGGGACTGTGGCAGCAGCCCTGTGGTGAACCTGTGCTGACTATGAGCTCAGCACTGACTATGAGCTCAGCAGAGCTATAGTCCAGGAAAAGCATTCTGACGTATGTTCTGCTGTTGTCCAGGTGTTGCAAAGTGTGATGTAGGGCTATGGCCACCACGTCATCCACTGATCGGTTGGGGCGATAGGCAAACTGGGATGGGTCGACAGTGTCCGATACGGTGTCATTTATGTGGGTAAGAACCAGCTTTTCTAGGCACTTCATGGGGGCTGAAGTTAGCGCCACCGGCCTTAAGTCATTCAGCGTGGATGAATTAGGCTTTTTTGGAACCGGTATGATTATGGTTGATTTAAATACTCGGACTACTGCCTGGGATAGGGACAGATTGAAAATGTCAgcatacacacccactagtTGTTCCCCACAGGCCTTCAAGACCTTAAATTAAAACTGGTAACTTCATCTGAAAGGTATTGCAAGTTATTTTcgacaatataatatatatgacaTCAATTTGGACCCCAAATTACTAATCATTAAATCCCACTCATTCACACTAACCTTATTGCATACAAGAGGGGTTGTATCTGCTTTTATTTGGCACCTGTACAACAGTATTAAGTTTCACCAGTTATGCATGAGTTTGTTACAAAGTCTGTGTGTAAAGTCCTTCATCAACAAGCTACGATGTAAACAGAAGTGATTGAGACAAGGGACGGGTGTGGACATAGACTGAATGACGCAACTTAAAATGTTAAACCTCACCAGTATCCTATGTTGAAATGGGCTGCTGCTGGGTGCTCTGCAGTGGGTACAGTGCTGTGGTCCGAACCATCATTCTGCATGTCCTATATTTCGTTTTTCCACTTGCTTAGGGGTAGGTGTACTGTAAATATTTAGAAACCAAGCAGAAATCTCACAAAACACTTGGCGAACGCTTGCACTATGACTTGACTACATTTGATCTAAATCAAAGCGGGCACCACCGGCCCCTATTTTGATATGGGATGCGTCATCTGTTGTACATGTTTTCATATCAACACTAGCAACGATCAACTTCcattttcctgttttttttcagtGTCTGGGATTGACATGTCTTGTggcctattgtgtgtgtgtgtgtctcccccagGACATGGACAAGCCCTGTGACGCGGTCTTGCAACAGGTCTCTATAGAGGAGATTCTAGAGGAGCAACGACTGCAGCAGCAGGCCAAACAGGAGACGGAGAAAGTAAAGATGCAGGTCCTGAAAGACCGGGGTCTTTCCATCCCCAAAGCAGATAACCTGGATGAATACTAAGACTTTACTTCACCTATGTAATCCTCTCggttattttgtgtttgacCCAGCAATTGACTGGTTTATGTTCAattgtagtgtttttgtttCAGGAAAGATGCCTGTACCATGTATTATTTAGGCTTTTGGAGCCTATTTTGTATACTGTAATGATTTTATTTTGTTGGGATGAGAGAAAAATAACCATGGGACTTTCAGGATGAAAGGAATATCTGTCCGTTATCAAAATATGATTTTGTTACTCAAGCACTTACAATATTGTTGCTACATGTTGGTCAATCATGTTATTTGGAGAAGATGTACTGGGACAAAGACTGTAATGGGTCCAATCCATTAAAGTGATTTGTTTTTGATTGCAGCATATTTCTTGACACGGGAAGGTTATCGTTCAAGGATGCCACTGACCGTTAAAACAAAGTTTTAGTTTTTGGCGGTAGAAAAGGGAGCAATGAGAACTCTACACTCCACCAGATGGTGGTGCTAAATATGTATATTCAAGTAAGACGCAAGGcaaaaaatactttaaaaaaTGAACAGCAGTTGCTTTTCTGACAGCTCCGACGGACGCAGGAAAAT
Protein-coding regions in this window:
- the lsm1 gene encoding U6 snRNA-associated Sm-like protein LSm1 is translated as MNYVPGTASLIDDIDKKHLVLLRDGRTLIGFLRSIDQFANLVFHQTVERIHVGKKFGDIPRGIFIVRGENVVLLGEMDMDKPCDAVLQQVSIEEILEEQRLQQQAKQETEKVKMQVLKDRGLSIPKADNLDEY